Proteins from a genomic interval of Cardiocondyla obscurior isolate alpha-2009 linkage group LG21, Cobs3.1, whole genome shotgun sequence:
- the LOC139110721 gene encoding intraflagellar transport protein 81 homolog, which translates to MSENVKFIVTEVNKLLGRNYNLIGFNALSAEDLLQILCSVLMKIQQQDNSDTDVKLDSPEENSIYILTTLRILNYQPDVDPVTFRQGLVRGEVEIIHPILTWLLTHIDVVRKRAYLSRFLVKIEIPPEYLGDSEISLLHEQYMSLVDRFKAVHKEREIGKKNVEAAVELATDLQTMAKEKEAVTTRIGKIKSKAEPALHLLDVCRLLRTERDKERDLMLQKEQEEDTISDLQSSFQRVERELNALKRDSTGLTPQILIQHLTEEVTVQSAIVKEKLPSELNTKKNRMRALSVVKEYSYLGQDKIMTMRNSLDAILKDIQDLVESKISKNDIDKMGPFRQQAAAVGNMKRNALERLEKIESTLEEVQLRLKEKQDHSKILLETSIPRAEELKKYINRLKTKGTLYKRCKAEIAGLKAECGVLTRTAEILDGQITHSYSTNIASKVVIPESYTFDNALTTNVQLSHSILALRTNLAPIIKDMKTLRQTARETDERYQKACKSHTTIETSMKNTTSDLLSETKRLKEKLLEDTKEKKYLEQKIAKLKIIEEKLSNEAKKNNDLNNIGQTLKRELHSAITTEEETLRNLNKEQERIKEHTVQYENKTQQWNGIISIFSCKIQSAKESKQTDGIVVRRGGAETLVLQ; encoded by the exons ATGAGCGAGAATGTGAAATTTATTGTAACGGAAGTTAATAAGTTATTGGGACGAAATTATAACCTGATAGGATTTAATGCCTTAAGCGCCGAAGATCTGCTACAG ATATTATGCAGCGTGCTGATGAAGATACAGCAGCAAGACAATTCGGACACTGATGTTAAATTGGACTCGCCAGAAGAAAATTCTATATATATCTTAACAACTCTTCGAATTCTTAATTATCAGCCTGATGTGGATCCCGTAACGTTTAG GCAAGGTTTAGTCCGAGGCGAAGTCGAAATTATTCATCCTATATTAACATGGCTTTTGACGCATATCGATGTAGTTCGGAAAAGAGCATATCTATCACGATTTCTCGTCAAG ATTGAAATTCCTCCTGAGTATCTGGGAGATTCAGAAATATCGCTTTTACACGAGCAATATATGTCCCTCGTCGACAGATTTAAGGCAGTTCATAAGGAAAGAGAAATAGGAAAGAAG AATGTTGAAGCTGCCGTTGAACTTGCGACGGATTTACAAACGATGGCGAAGGAAAAGGAA GCAGTGACAACGCGAATTGGTAAGATCAAATCGAAAGCCGAGCCCGCTCTGCATCTGTTGGACGTCTGCAGATTGTTGCGGACTGAAAGGGATAAGGAACGCGATCTGATGTTGCAGAAGGAACAAGAGGAAGATACAATCTCTGATTTACAa AGCTCTTTTCAACGAGTCGAACGCGAGCTGAATGCTTTGAAACGCGACAGCACCGGGCTCACACCACAAATATTAATCCAACATCTGACCGAGGAAGTTACTGTACAATCGGCGATTGTGAAAGAAAAACTTCCGTCCGAGTtgaatacaaagaaaaatcgaatGCGAGCGTTATCCGTAGTCAAAGAATATTCCTATCTAGGCCAAGACAAAATTATGACGATGAGAAACAGTTTGGACGCGATACTGAAGGATATACAAGATTTGGTAGAGTCCAAA ATATCTAAGAATGATATTGATAAAATGGGACCGTTCAGGCAGCAGGCAGCTGCTGTTGGAAACATGAAACGAAATGCTCTCGAACGTTTGGAAAAAATCGAGAGCACCTTAGAAGAAGTGCAACTGCGTTTAAAAGAGAAGCAGGACCattcgaaaattttattagagacGTCGATACCTAGAGCGGAGGAACTGAAGAAGTACATTAATCGTTTGAAGACTAAGGGTACGCTGTACAAGCGGTGCAAAGCGGAGATCGCTGGTTTGAAAGCAGAATGCGGTGTGCTCACACGAACAGCGGAAATTCTAGACGGACAG ATAACTCATTCTTACTCGACGAATATCGCATCTAAAGTGGTAATTCCAGAAAGTTATACGTTCGATAATGCATTAACGACGAATGTTCAATTGTCCCATTCGATATTAGCTCTGCGAACTAATCTTGCCCCAATTATAAAAG ATATGAAGACGTTGCGACAAACGGCGCGTGAAACAGACGAGAGATATCAAAAGGCATGCAAGAGCCATACTACAATAGAAACGAGTATGAAAAATACGACGAGCGATTTACTGTCCGAGACGAAACGGCtgaaggaaaaattgttagaG gatacgaaagaaaagaaatacctgGAGCAAAAAATTGCAAAGCTAAAGATTATTGAAGAAAAGTTGAGTAATGAAGCGAAA aagaacAATGATTTGAACAATATAGGCCAAACGTTAAAACGAGAACTACACAGTGCGATTACGACGGAGGAAGAAACTTTGAGAAACTTGAATAAGGAGCAAGAAAGAATAAAGGAACACACCGTGCAATATGAGAATAAAACGCAGCAATGGAATGGTATTATATC AATCTTTTCCTGCAAAATTCAATCTGCAAAAGAAAGCAAACAAACTGATGGTATAGTTGTACGAAGAGGAGGTGCTGAAACCCTCGTGTTGCAGTAA
- the Sirt2 gene encoding NAD-dependent protein deacetylase sirtuin-2, producing MDKESKENRKDDDLTEEKQNVSSKSSNVDDSEVEKIRRYLAAKLSVGLTGLGCEQRTQRSGESQQTTLREVSLDGIVEYIKEKADCKIITMAGAGISTSAGIPDFRSPSSGLYYKLDKYNLPHPQAIFELDFFMKNPEPFFTLAKELLPEGFKPTISHYFIRLLWEKGLLLRHYTQNIDTLERVAGLPSDKLVEAHGTFHTGHCLKCRAPYTLTWMKEQITKGIIPKCEECDEGVVKPDIVFFGEVLPERFQELADQDFVQADLLIIMGSSLVVQPFASLVDRVQTTCPRLLINNKKVGMQDRLSRFLGLRQGLVFDAKSAHGGRDVAWLGDCDTGCQLLADKLGWGDELRALIQKEYDSLKADDKSDN from the exons ATGGACAAGGAGAGTAAAGAGAATCGAAAAG aCGATGATTTGActgaagaaaaacaaaatgtttcGTCTAAATCATCAAATGTAGATGATTCAGAGGTGGAGAAAATACGCAGGTATCTGGCTGCAAAATTGAGTGTGGGACTTACTGGGCTAGGATGTGAGCAACGGACGCAACGGTCGGGCGAGTCACAGCAGACCACTCTCCGGGAAGTCAGTTTGGATGGAATTGttgaatatattaaagaaaaggCGGACTGCAAGATTATCACTATGGCAGGTGCTGGAATCTCCACCT ctgCTGGAATACCAGACTTCCGATCTCCGTCTAGTggactttattataaattagacAAGTATAATTTACCCCATCCACAGGCTATTTTtgaattagatttttttatgaaaaatccAGAACCATTTTTCACACTTGCGAAAGAATTATTGCCGGAAGGATTCAAGCCTACGATAAGCCactattttattcgtttgctGTGGGAGAAAGGTTTATTGTTACGGCATTACACCCAAAATATCGACACGCTGGAACGTGTGGCTGGATTACCGTCTGATAAACTGGTGGAAGCTCATGGGACGTTTCACACTGGCCACTGTCTTAAGTGTCGGGCACCATATACGCTTACATGGATGAAAG aaCAAATAACGAAAGGCATAATACCGAAATGCGAGGAATGCGACGAAGGTGTCGTGAAACCTGACATAGTCTTCTTCGGCGAAGTGCTTCCTGAACGTTTCCAAGAGCTTGCCGATCAGGATTTCGTACAGGCTGACCTCTTAATTATCATGGGATCAAGTTTGGTAGTACAACCTTTTGCATCGCTGGTAGATAg gGTGCAAACTACTTGTCCTCGTTTACTTATTAACAATAAGAAAGTAGGTATGCAGGATCGTCTGTCGCGGTTTTTAGGATTGCGGCAGGGTTTGGTATTCGACGCTAAGAGCGCGCACGGAGGACGCGACGTAGCTTGGCTGGGCGATTGCGACACAGGTTGTCAACTATTGGCGGACAAACTTGGCTGGGGG GATGAATTGCGAGCCCTCATACAAAAGGAATACGACAGTTTGAAGGCAGACGACAAAAGCGATAATTAA
- the LOC139110724 gene encoding endoribonuclease Arlr, translating to MTVKRKLFTVLAITLLLYVGNSEAGWKFWKKDKETTTTTIGPTSVNNEQSVTTSTKATIIAGPTVPTTNTGTVVTGTANSGSIGVDGARQNVRNSARPGRPNPGTEVGLDIAVPKPNRPGVGGGNGQNYRDWAAELAGVGEPTRNQPSRPPAQGLPTNGGQTRPNSPTDLRPTPPARNPAQPTQPRPLAQSTTSKPTSVHSVQPHITPGSTTASPPVRVDQTNPNRPTNGKTWANVAAGDTHGSILPTSSPRRPEHPGENERRGTPTRPGQSNLPVSPGVAAAGGAAAVAGAAAAADRVSDSTKKVYSSNPTYSKGNTVTDEDLEKLTEALYIKETNNNANQYVTVNLQKQTSSSNPTDQAPQPLLSINPAALQISTVEKVLSIFDNYHLDTLTNEHINPAQRQEESLLVDTFLSTNVMSTAMRFLADKGFVRQDYYEYKDLLRRLWFNLFSRGQGKIGSSGFEHVFMAETKQVDSSTEVLGLHNWIYFNAEEAKRHVDYLGYIKKMDLGSKGSIVKLHTKFNGYDKPVTSMFIGTSPELEMALYTVCFHTRPDGNCPVSLGGTKFNIVTRKFRYRGKDLVGTAYPDI from the exons ATGACAGTAAAACGCAAACTTTTCACCGTTCTAGCAATCACGCTCCTGCTATACGTTG GAAACAGTGAAGCAGGATggaaattttggaaaaaagataaagagacTACTACGACCACGATTGGACCGACATCCGTCAATAATGAACAATCAGTTACAACCTCGACGAAAGCTACTATTATCGCAGGACCGACGGTGCCGACTACGAATACCGGAACTGTTGTAACAGGCACCGCCAACTCGGGATCAATTGGCGTTGATGGTGCTCGACAAAACGTACGAAACAGTGCACGACCCGGTCGACCCAATCCAGGGACCGAGGTCGGCTTGGACATTGCCGTACCGAAACCAAACAGGCCTGGAGTCGGTGGCGGAAATGGCCAGAATTACCGAGACTGGGCCGCAGAGCTCGCGGGTGTTGGTGAACCGACGCGAAATCAACCGTCGAGACCGCCGGCTCAAGGTCTGCCGACTAACGGAGGTCAGACCCGACCAAATTCGCCCACAG ATTTAAGACCGACACCGCCAGCGAGAAACCCAGCTCAACCGACGCAGCCTCGACCACTGGCCCAATCAACAA cTTCGAAGCCGACTTCCGTACATTCCGTTCAACCTCACATAACGCCTG gatCGACTACTGCATCACCACCCGTTAGAGTTGATCAAACTAATCCAAATAGACCTACAAATGGAAAAACCTGGGCTAACGTCGCTGCTGGTGATACGCATGGATCTATTTTACCTACAAGTTCTCCGAGACGACCCGAACATCCAG gtGAAAACGAACGTAGAGGAACACCGACGCGACCTGGTCAATCTAATCTTCCAGTATCACCGGGAGTCGCGGCGGCAGGCGGTGCTGCTGCCGTCGCCGGAGCAGCAGCTGCCGCGGATCGTGTCTCAGATTCAACGAAAAAAGTGTACTCCAGCAATCCTACATATAGCAAAGGAAATACAGTCACCGACGAGGATTTAGAAAAGCTTACCGAGGCGCTTTACATTAaagaaactaataataatgCGAACCAGTATGTAACGGTTAATTTGCAAAAGCAGACTAGCAGCAGCAATCCAACGGATCAAGCTCCGCAGCC gcTACTTTCAATAAATCCCGCGGCTCTACAGATTTCTACGGTTGAAAAAGTCCTCTCAATATTCGACAATTATCATTTAGACACTTTAACAAACGAGCACATCAATCCGGCTCAAAGGCAAGAGGAAAGTCTCCTCGTTGACACTTTTCTAAGTACGAACGTGATGTCTACCGCGATGCGCTTTCTCGCGGATAAAGGATTCGTCAGACAGGATTATTACGAATACAAAGATCTATTGAGAAGACTTTGGTTCAATTTATTCTCGCGTGGACAGGGCAAGATCGGTAGCAGCGGATTCGAGCACGTTTTTATGGCAGAAACGAAGCAAGTAGACTCGAGCACGGAGGTGCTCGGGCTACACAATTGGATCTACTTCAACGCAGAAGAAGCAAAGAGACACGTCGACTACCTTggctacataaaaaaaatggatttaGGAAgt aaaGGATCTATTGTTAAATTGCACACGAAATTCAATGGTTATGATAAGCCAGTTACATCTATGTTCATTGGGACTTCGCCCGAACTGGAAATGGCGCTCTACACCGTTTGCTTTCATACAAGACCGGATGGAAACTGTCCCGTATCTTTAGGTGGTACAAAGTTTAACATAGTAACACGAAAGTTTCGATACAGGGGAAAAGATTTAGTCGGGACGGCATACCCAGACATTTAA
- the LOC139110719 gene encoding probable 2-oxoadipate dehydrogenase complex component E1 homolog — MYAIKKLTLGKSSRCFKSKWSTYANNKSYHSENGVYGYKKSPQRHFKVPNSHLEQRAKQSNFYRLVDAYRSHGHKQARINPVSTSRPQLLSELEPQNFGLNLLDEVHYRGILYARQDKGTVEEAVQLLRATYSDGLGAEFSHLETEEEREWFAENLETTLAEPLSDETRKTIATEMLKSQAFDNFLAIKFVSQKRYGAEGAESMMAFFHEFFKLCASDNLERVVICIPHRGRLNLLTGMLNFPPEVLFHKLQGLSEFPDETKCTGDVISHLISTVDLDIDRKSLHVTMLRNPSHLEIVNPVSMGKTRGVMQAVKEGAYSDNENAQWSDKIINIQVHGDAAYSGQGVNQESLTLSRTPHFEIGGSVHLVVNNQLGFTTPPSRGRSSRYCTDLAKIISAPIIHVNGNDPEVVLRAAKIAFKYQRQFRKDVFIDLNCFRRWGHNELDDPTITNPVTYKIINNRASVPDQYVEKLIDLKILTRESVENIVENHTAWLNRALKESSKDISKQLTTYLTGRWSKIKQAEANITQWNTGVDLDLLRLVGTKSVQIPRDFDIHPQLFKNHVQSRLKKLESGNTLDWSTAEALAIGSLLYQGYNVRISGQDVGRGTFSHRHAMLVDQSTGAIFIPLNSMVDGQVGKLEVANSILSEEAVLGFEYGMSIASPYTLPIWEAQFGDFFNGAQIIIDTYITSGEAKWMLSSGLTILLPHGYDGAGPEHSSCRLERFLQLTDSKENGVDGDDVNIHVTNPSEPAQYFHLLRRQMIRDYRKPLIIVAPKILLRHPAAVSSLSDFEPQTSFKTVIGDDKVEKHNVTKIILVSGKHYYALDNYRTTSGIKNVAIIRIENLCPFPVSELLEEIVKYKHAKSFIWSQEEPRNMGAWSFVKPRFENLCGRQLKYCGREAMAAPAVGDGQLHQREAKKVIVNPFA, encoded by the exons ATGTACGCGATTAAAAAACTGACGTTGGGAAAAAGCAGTCGGTGCTTTAAATCGAAGTGGTCGACCTACgctaataataaatcatatcACAGCGAAAATGGTGTTTACGGATACAAAAAGAGCCCACAACGACATTTCAAAG TGCCCAATAGTCATTTGGAGCAGCGAGCGAAGCAGAGCAATTTTTATAGACTGGTCGATGCGTATAGAAGCCATGGACATAAGCAAGCTCGTATAAATCCTGTTTCTACCAGCAGGCCACAATTATTGTCCGAGCTGGAGCCTCAAAACTTCGGGCTTAATTTATTAGACGAAGTTCACTATCGAGGAATTTTGTATGCACGGCAAGATAAAGGTACCGTGGAAGAAGCAGTTCAATTACTGCGTGCTACCTACAGCGATGGCTTAGGAGCTGAATTCAGTCATCTCGag ACGGAGGAAGAAAGGGAGTGGTTTGCCGAAAATCTAGAGACAACCTTGGCCGAGCCACTGAGCGATGAAACGCGTAAAACGATAGCTACCGAAATGCTCAAGAGTCAGGCCTTCGACAATTTTTTGGCCATAAAGTTTGTCAGCCAAAAGAGGTACGGAGCAGAAGGAGCTGAGAGTATGATGGCATTCtttcatgaattttttaaactatgtGCCAGCG ATAATTTGGAACGCGTAGTTATTTGCATTCCGCATCGCGGCCGTCTGAATTTATTAACGGGAATGCTGAACTTTCCACCGGAGGTGCTGTTTCATAAATTACAAGGACTATCTGAATTTCCGGATGAAACTAAGTGTACCGGAGACGTAATTAGCCATCTTATAAGCACCGTTGATCTCGATATAGATAGAAAAAGTCTTCACGTAACTATGCTTCGAAATCCATCGCACTTGGAAATAGTAAATCCTGTGTCGATGGGAAAAACGCGGGGAGTTATGCAGGCGGTAAAAGAAGGTGCGTACAGCGATAATGAAAACGCACAATGGAGcgataagataataaatatccaG GTACACGGAGACGCAGCTTATTCGGGACAAGGAGTTAATCAAGAATCCTTGACTTTGAGCAGAACGCCACATTTTGAAATTGGTGGCTCGGTTCATTTGGTAGTTAATAATCAATTAGGCTTTACAACTCCACCTTCGAGAGGGCGATCTTCTAGATATTGCACGGACTTGGCAAAAATCATATCTGCACCTATAATTCACGTAAATGGGAACGATCCGGAG GTAGTTTTACGTGCCGCAAAAATAGCTTTTAAATATCAAAGGCAATTTAGGAAGGACGTATTTATCGATTTGAACTGCTTCAGAAGGTGGGGTCACAATGAATTAGATGATCCTACAATTACTAATCCcgttacatataaaattataaataatcgtGC ATCCGTGCCAGATCAATACGTGGAGAAGCTAATAGACTTAAAAATACTGACTCGAGAAAGTGTTGAAAATATCGTCGAAAATCACACAGCATGGTTGAATAGGGCACTAAAAGAATCTTCAAAAGATATATCGAAACAATTGACGACTTATCTCACTGGAAGATGgtcaaaaattaaacaagCCGAAGCTAATATAACGCAATGGAATACCGGCGTAGATCTCGATTTATTACGACTCGTAGGAACAAAGAGTGTTCAAATACCGCGAGACTTT GATATTCATCCACAATTATTCAAGAATCATGTTCAAAGTCGTCTGAAAAAACTGGAGAGCGGTAACACCTTGGACTGGTCGACCGCCGAAGCCCTGGCCATCGGCTCCTTACTATATCAAGGATACAATGTTAGAATAAGCGGGCAAGACGTGGGGCGTGGGACTTTCTCGCATAGGCATGCGATGCTCGTCGACCAATCCACAGGAG ccatttttattcctctaAATTCAATGGTTGACGGTCAAGTCGGCAAGCTAGAGGTAGCGAACAGTATATTATCTGAGGAAGCTGTGCTAGGCTTTGAATACGGGATGAGTATAGCATCGCCGTACACTTTACCGATTTGGGAGGCACAGTTTGGAGATTTCTTTAACGGAGCGCAAATTATTATCGACACGTACATAACGAGTGGAGAGGCAAAATGGATGCTCAGCAGTGGGCTAACGATACTTTTGCCGCACGGATACGATGGTGCTGGTCCGGAGCACAGTTCGTGCAGACTCGAAAGATTCTTACAACTAACGGATAGTAAGGAGAACGGCGTGGACGGCGATGATGTTAACATTCACGTTACTAATCCCAGTGAACCGGCACAATATTTCCATTTGTTGAGGAGacaa ATGATAAGAGATTATCGGAAACCTCTGATTATTGTGGCacctaaaattttattacgtcatCCTGCAGCAGTATCATCCTTATCGGATTTCGAGCCTCAAACGAGTTTTAAAACTGTTATCg GAGATGATAAAGTAGAAAAACATAAcgtaactaaaattattttagttagTGGAAAACATTATTACGCGCTCGACAACTACCGTACAACTTCtggaattaaaaatgtagCTATCATCAGGATAGAAAATTTATGTCCGTTTCCTGTCTCCGAGTTACTGgaagaaattgtaaaatataagcatgcaaaaa GCTTTATTTGGAGTCAAGAAGAACCGCGAAATATGGGCGCATGGAGTTTTGTTAAGCCACGCTTCGAAAATCTGTGTGGCCGACAG TTAAAATATTGTGGACGAGAAGCAATGGCAGCACCAGCAGTCGGAGATGGTCAGCTGCATCAACGAGAAGCTAAAAAGGTTATTGTTAATCcgtttgcataa
- the Wgn gene encoding tumor necrosis factor receptor superfamily member wengen yields MPRESCPGLLLTLVSVFVGLCESSVAGRAATSGAQQSQPQQPPQPQPQQQHPVCEPGYEFWSTERASCWPCTRCAPEFTLSPCAVHKDAICGPLSALELDWSFLSSMTRKRLSRAGDDDGITTNMFSHLPAGGTKDGSFMEASNLVNLDREDDGSTGDKEPVSISQESKTTHDPRERRKSDAEDNLPWDWQTGALVLAVCACIVFFLVAGCSALVYARQWRRMKRNFEPAGLEEISARLNLMVKAELAELVAGAPMNPGDPETRCQYLEKLLDRKREAPGVATATATAAGWPEAAAGNLYIEEAGTTTPSSKRSQIARIQRNIETILSQKASQNAD; encoded by the exons ATGCCGAGGGAATCTTGCCCCGGGTTGCTGTTGACCCTGGTGTCGGTATTCGTCGGGCTGTGCGAGTCCTCCGTCGCCGGGCGAGCCGCGACATCCGGCGCTCAGCAGTcgcagccgcagcagccgccgcagccgcagccgcagcagcaaCATCCGGTCTGTGAGCCCGGTTACGAGTTCTGGTCCACCGAGCGCGCCTCGTGCTGGCCCTGCACCCGATGCGCCCCCGAATTCACCCTGAGCCCGTGCGCGGTCCACAAGGACGCGATATGCGGCCCGCTGTCGGCTCTCGAGCTCGATTGGTCCTTCCTGTCGTCGATGACCAGGAAGAGGCTCTCACGCGCCGGCGACGATGACGGAATCACCACGAACATGTTCTCGCATCTCCCCGCGGGCGGGACGAAAGACGGATCCTTCATGGAAGCCAGTAATCTTGTCAATCTCGACCGCGAGGACGACGGAAGTACGGGCGACAAAGAACCGGTCTCTATCTCGCAGGAAtcgaaa ACGACACACGATCCTCGCGAAAGGAGAAAATCGGACGCCGAGGACAATCTACCGTGGGACTGGCAGACTGGCGCTTTGGTCCTCGCGGTGTGCGCTTGCATAGTGTTTTTCCTGGTAGCGGGATGCTCGGCTCTCGTTTACGCAAGGCAATGGCGGCGAATGAAAAGAAACTTCGAACCGG cgggTCTCGAAGAGATCTCGGCTAGATTGAACCTGATGGTCAAGGCGGAGCTGGCCGAGCTTGTCGCAGGAGCGCCGATGAATCCAGGTGATCCTGAAACCAGATGCCAGTATCTCGAGAAGCTTTTAG ACCGGAAACGGGAGGCTCCGGGGgtggcgacggcgacggcgacggcggccggCTGGCCGGAGGCTGCAGCCGGGAATTTGTACATCGAGGAGGCTGGCACGACGACGCCAAGCAGCAAGCGATCGCAGATCGCACGGATTCAGCGCAACATCGAGACCATCCTCAGTCAGAAGGCGAGTCAGAACGCCGATTGA